A genomic segment from Treponema sp. Marseille-Q3903 encodes:
- a CDS encoding phospho-N-acetylmuramoyl-pentapeptide-transferase: MIYYLGQYLQHIWGPARLLNSYAVLITVSLYLGFFLSRKLIPKFYEFLPHDRGREFTIKETSEASKGKPTGAGSIFITFFVLICFLICPMNWVRSSIVLLTWITMLTGFLDDRSTTSWGEYLKGALDLIISVTTAFILYFGLKQISPDGLVRFWLPFFSNEIVVNPVVYIVITTIMLWASINTTNCTDGVDGLSSSLVLIALLTLGMLLYFILGHKDIAAYLLLPHFRYGANWAIMLFAMAGVVMGYLWHNAYPSHCLMGDAGSRALGFFIGVCVMVSGNPFIILATSSIIFVNGGMGLLKVFLLRFFKIKVFENIRFPLHDHMHKNRGWSPTQVLLKFMIMQLLITCGLLGMFLKIR, from the coding sequence ATGATTTATTACTTAGGACAGTATCTTCAACATATTTGGGGCCCGGCAAGACTTTTAAATTCATACGCTGTTCTGATAACTGTTTCACTTTATCTTGGTTTTTTTCTTTCACGCAAGCTTATTCCAAAATTTTACGAATTCCTTCCGCATGACCGTGGGCGCGAGTTCACAATTAAAGAGACTTCAGAAGCGTCAAAAGGCAAGCCGACAGGAGCCGGAAGCATTTTCATCACTTTTTTTGTTTTAATCTGCTTTTTGATTTGTCCTATGAACTGGGTGCGCTCATCGATTGTGCTCCTCACTTGGATTACAATGCTTACCGGATTTTTAGATGACCGCAGCACAACAAGTTGGGGCGAATATCTAAAAGGAGCCCTAGATTTAATAATCAGCGTCACAACTGCATTCATACTTTATTTTGGGCTCAAACAGATCTCCCCTGACGGACTTGTAAGGTTCTGGTTACCATTTTTTTCAAATGAAATCGTAGTAAATCCTGTTGTGTACATAGTGATCACAACGATAATGCTCTGGGCAAGCATAAATACAACAAACTGCACAGATGGCGTAGACGGTCTATCATCTTCACTTGTTTTAATTGCACTTCTGACTCTCGGCATGTTGCTCTACTTTATACTCGGTCACAAAGATATTGCCGCATATCTGCTTTTGCCTCATTTTCGCTACGGTGCAAACTGGGCAATCATGCTTTTCGCAATGGCAGGAGTTGTGATGGGTTATTTATGGCACAACGCATACCCAAGCCACTGTCTGATGGGAGACGCAGGAAGCCGAGCTCTAGGATTTTTTATTGGGGTCTGCGTTATGGTTTCAGGAAATCCATTCATAATTCTTGCGACATCGTCAATTATTTTTGTAAACGGAGGGATGGGTCTTTTAAAAGTGTTCCTGCTCCGTTTCTTTAAGATTAAAGTTTTTGAAAATATAAGGTTTCCGCTCCACGACCACATGCATAAAAACAGAGGCTGGTCTCCAACTCAAGTTTTGCTTAAGTTTATGATCATGCAGCTTTTAATTACGTGCGGACTGCTCGGAATGTTCTTAAAAATACGATAA
- a CDS encoding S-ribosylhomocysteine lyase produces MAEKKYNVDSFNLDHTKVTAPFVRQAGKKVGPKGDIVTKFDIRFCQPNKEFMTTGAIHTLEHLMAEYIRDEMQGVIDLSPMGCRTGFYFTVFGEYSEEEIAEHLMRVLEKVAVWDKPIPATTEQECGNYRDHDLEGAKHYAKMWCDQIKSKGYSAFI; encoded by the coding sequence ATGGCAGAAAAAAAATATAATGTGGATTCATTTAATCTAGACCACACAAAAGTAACGGCGCCTTTCGTCCGCCAGGCTGGAAAGAAAGTCGGTCCAAAAGGTGATATAGTCACAAAGTTCGATATCCGTTTCTGTCAGCCTAACAAAGAGTTTATGACAACAGGAGCAATCCACACATTAGAACACCTGATGGCTGAATATATCCGCGACGAAATGCAAGGAGTGATTGACCTTTCTCCAATGGGCTGCCGTACAGGTTTTTATTTTACTGTTTTTGGAGAATATTCGGAAGAAGAAATTGCAGAACATCTCATGCGCGTCCTTGAAAAAGTCGCAGTTTGGGATAAACCGATTCCCGCAACGACAGAACAAGAATGCGGAAACTACCGCGACCACGACCTAGAAGGAGCAAAACATTACGCAAAAATGTGGTGCGACCAAATAAAATCAAAAGGATACAGCGCTTTTATCTAA
- a CDS encoding M20 family metallo-hydrolase gives MDKFFEENRREIIELEKMLTSHIAIAPEGGGDGETEKCNALEAWLKSKGFTNIERYEAPDSRVSSGSRPSLVVTIPGKDDSSRIWVMAHLDVVPTGDLKLWDSDPWTVVEKDGKLYGRGVEDDQQGLCSAAFAGLYYIKNGLTPAHTVKLLFVADEENGSRYGILWLIKNQNLFTKKDLILIPDGGDPEGKTIEIAEKNILWLAVHVQGKQTHGSRPDSGANACLAACDLSLRLHNLEKIFNKKDELFEPAYSTFQPTKRSKNVDSINIIPGEDTFCMDCRILPCYHLTDVLVEVDKCCRAVEQEYGVKVEYTTPQKSESPATPVTAPVAQKLAAAIKKVHNIDAKFIGIGGGTVGAELRREGIDAVVWSTLDDQAHQPNEYCIVDNLIKDAKTLIELFRE, from the coding sequence ATGGATAAATTTTTTGAAGAAAATCGCAGAGAAATAATAGAGCTGGAAAAGATGCTGACATCTCACATAGCAATCGCTCCAGAAGGTGGCGGAGACGGAGAGACGGAAAAATGCAACGCTCTGGAAGCATGGCTCAAATCAAAAGGGTTTACAAATATAGAACGATATGAAGCTCCTGACAGCCGAGTCAGTTCAGGCAGTCGCCCTTCTCTCGTCGTTACAATTCCGGGAAAAGACGATTCAAGCAGAATCTGGGTGATGGCTCACTTAGACGTTGTCCCAACAGGCGATCTAAAATTATGGGATTCTGATCCTTGGACAGTCGTTGAAAAAGATGGAAAATTGTACGGGCGCGGCGTTGAAGACGATCAGCAAGGATTGTGCAGCGCAGCGTTTGCAGGTCTTTATTATATTAAAAACGGACTTACACCTGCTCACACAGTTAAACTCCTTTTTGTAGCAGATGAAGAAAACGGAAGCCGATACGGAATCCTCTGGCTAATAAAAAACCAAAATCTTTTTACTAAAAAAGACTTGATTTTGATTCCTGACGGAGGCGATCCGGAAGGAAAAACAATCGAAATCGCTGAAAAAAATATACTGTGGCTGGCAGTTCATGTACAAGGCAAACAGACTCACGGAAGCCGTCCAGATAGCGGAGCAAATGCGTGCCTAGCAGCGTGCGATCTTAGTTTGCGTTTGCACAACCTAGAAAAAATATTCAATAAAAAAGATGAACTGTTTGAACCTGCATATTCTACATTCCAGCCGACAAAGCGTTCAAAAAATGTTGACAGCATAAATATAATTCCGGGCGAAGACACATTCTGCATGGACTGTCGTATTTTGCCATGTTATCACCTCACAGACGTTCTCGTAGAAGTAGACAAATGCTGCCGTGCAGTTGAGCAAGAATACGGAGTAAAAGTTGAATACACAACTCCGCAAAAATCAGAATCACCGGCAACCCCGGTAACTGCCCCTGTAGCACAAAAACTAGCCGCCGCAATCAAAAAAGTTCACAACATAGATGCAAAGTTCATAGGAATTGGCGGTGGAACAGTTGGAGCTGAGCTCCGCAGAGAAGGAATTGATGCCGTTGTTTGGAGTACGCTCGATGACCAGGCTCATCAACCTAACGAATATTGTATCGTAGATAATCTCATAAAAGACGCAAAAACTCTTATAGAGCTGTTCAGAGAATAG
- a CDS encoding DUF1538 domain-containing protein — protein sequence MNILEKLKETAISVLPVMAIVLVLGIFVVHLDAVLLTRFVIGSFLLIAGLTIFLLGVDLGIQPLGERSGSELTKKRSLPLLLSVAFIIGFIVTAAEPDIQVFGDQVRRIFPMVNKTVITFVIAAGVGFFTMLGLFRAVLNFSLKLTFLISYTALFLIAIFAPNSFIGIAFDSGGATTGPMTVPFIMALGLGVSSARNDNKNSFGLTGVCSAGPIMAVLLYAIFLKFNGSLANSEAIGATGAAHSAISSGGFLYKVFSSFGGAIGAVLHESLLSISPLFAMFILFQIFLIKMTAHQVTRIVIGFIYAFVGLAIFLIGVNGGFSQAGAALGHALGAKAITGGKFWYAILIGTGLALGAIIVCAEPAVWVLSEQVERVSGGTIKRKMLLIFLSVGTAIAIGLSMLRAVSGFDLKIILIPGYVISIILMIFCPSLFTGIAFDSGGVASGPLTSTFVLSFTLGAAASGNSGDDSFGVIALVAMMPLIAIQIMGIIFKFKQGGKK from the coding sequence ATGAATATTCTTGAAAAACTAAAAGAAACTGCAATTTCGGTTTTGCCGGTGATGGCAATCGTCCTCGTGTTAGGAATTTTCGTTGTTCATCTCGACGCGGTTCTTTTAACTCGCTTTGTTATTGGAAGCTTTCTTTTGATAGCCGGTCTCACAATTTTTCTGCTTGGGGTTGATTTAGGCATTCAACCGCTCGGAGAACGTTCCGGTTCAGAGTTGACAAAAAAACGCTCTCTTCCTCTTTTGCTTTCAGTTGCCTTTATAATCGGATTTATCGTTACAGCTGCCGAACCTGATATTCAAGTTTTTGGAGATCAAGTCCGCAGAATTTTTCCTATGGTAAACAAAACGGTAATCACTTTTGTAATAGCAGCCGGAGTTGGCTTTTTTACAATGCTCGGGCTTTTCCGGGCTGTTTTAAATTTTTCTCTTAAGCTAACATTTTTGATATCTTACACTGCCCTTTTTTTGATTGCAATCTTTGCGCCAAACAGTTTTATAGGAATCGCTTTTGACTCAGGAGGAGCAACGACAGGTCCGATGACAGTTCCGTTTATCATGGCTCTAGGACTTGGTGTTTCGTCTGCTCGAAATGACAATAAAAACAGTTTCGGTCTTACGGGAGTTTGCTCTGCAGGTCCCATAATGGCTGTTTTACTTTACGCCATCTTTTTGAAATTCAACGGGTCTCTCGCCAATTCCGAAGCGATTGGAGCGACAGGCGCTGCCCATTCTGCAATATCATCAGGCGGATTTTTATATAAGGTTTTCAGTTCTTTTGGCGGCGCAATCGGCGCTGTTTTGCACGAATCTCTTTTATCAATCTCGCCTTTGTTTGCAATGTTCATTTTATTCCAGATATTTTTAATCAAAATGACAGCACATCAAGTTACGCGCATAGTGATCGGATTTATATATGCATTCGTTGGGCTTGCAATTTTTTTAATCGGAGTGAATGGAGGATTTTCGCAGGCAGGCGCTGCTCTCGGGCATGCGCTTGGAGCAAAAGCAATAACAGGCGGCAAATTTTGGTATGCGATTTTGATTGGGACAGGGCTCGCACTTGGAGCAATCATCGTCTGCGCGGAACCGGCAGTATGGGTTTTGAGTGAACAAGTTGAAAGAGTCAGCGGAGGCACAATCAAGCGTAAAATGCTGTTGATTTTCCTTTCAGTCGGAACGGCGATCGCTATCGGTCTTTCAATGCTGCGCGCAGTCAGTGGATTTGACCTTAAAATCATTTTAATTCCAGGATATGTAATTTCAATTATTTTGATGATTTTCTGCCCGTCATTGTTCACTGGAATTGCATTTGACTCGGGAGGAGTTGCATCCGGCCCGTTGACATCGACTTTTGTTTTGTCATTTACTTTAGGAGCCGCAGCAAGCGGAAATTCCGGCGACGATTCGTTTGGCGTAATTGCTCTTGTAGCGATGATGCCGCTGATAGCAATTCAGATAATGGGAATCATCTTTAAATTCAAACAGGGAGGCAAAAAATGA
- the lspA gene encoding signal peptidase II yields MTKELKSKLLPFTLTIVVIILDQITKLIVVNNIPPYTIGTQFFGDFLRIIHVSNSGVAFSVGASWSLTIRKLMFSLIPLIVMGIVIAVYFRNKEWNKTQRWAIMGIVGGGFGNLIDRIFRAEGVVDFIDIKFYGLFGFQRWPTFNIADSAVVICGIILVISFICTSIKQSKSEK; encoded by the coding sequence ATGACAAAAGAATTAAAATCAAAACTGCTCCCTTTTACATTGACAATTGTAGTTATCATTTTAGATCAAATTACAAAACTTATTGTAGTCAACAATATTCCGCCGTACACAATCGGCACACAATTTTTTGGTGATTTTTTAAGAATCATCCATGTTTCAAATAGCGGCGTTGCTTTCAGCGTCGGTGCTAGCTGGTCTCTGACTATTAGAAAATTGATGTTCTCATTGATTCCTCTTATTGTGATGGGGATTGTGATTGCAGTCTATTTTAGAAATAAAGAGTGGAATAAGACACAGCGATGGGCGATTATGGGAATCGTCGGCGGAGGTTTTGGAAACCTGATAGACCGTATTTTCCGTGCAGAAGGTGTCGTAGATTTTATCGATATTAAATTTTATGGACTTTTTGGGTTCCAACGCTGGCCGACCTTCAACATCGCAGATTCAGCAGTTGTGATTTGCGGAATTATACTTGTAATTTCATTTATCTGCACAAGCATAAAACAAAGCAAATCAGAAAAATAA
- the recR gene encoding recombination mediator RecR, which produces MNAFEELSNNFSRLPGIGKKSAVRMVNWLLRQDPAFIQRFAQNLGTLQERIKHCSVCGTWTESDPCPICSNPIRDKTQICVVEQPQDVSTIEAHGEYKGLYHVLGGLIKPLEGIGPAQLAIQPLLNRIKDGAITEIIIATNPTVEGDTTALYINKVITELNLSSSPKVTRLATGIPVGGDLEYIDKRTLSLSFRGRSCM; this is translated from the coding sequence ATGAACGCATTTGAAGAACTTTCCAACAATTTTTCGCGGCTTCCCGGAATCGGCAAAAAAAGTGCCGTGCGAATGGTGAACTGGCTTTTACGGCAAGACCCCGCTTTTATTCAACGCTTTGCACAAAATCTTGGAACGCTTCAAGAGAGAATAAAACATTGCTCTGTTTGCGGAACTTGGACGGAATCTGATCCGTGCCCAATATGTTCTAACCCAATCCGCGATAAAACACAAATATGCGTTGTTGAACAGCCACAGGATGTCTCTACAATCGAGGCTCATGGTGAATATAAAGGGTTGTATCACGTTCTCGGAGGGCTTATAAAACCGCTCGAAGGAATAGGCCCTGCGCAACTTGCGATTCAGCCTTTGTTGAATAGAATCAAAGACGGGGCAATTACGGAAATCATTATCGCCACAAATCCAACAGTTGAAGGTGATACGACAGCCTTATATATCAACAAGGTGATTACGGAGCTTAATCTCTCCAGTTCTCCAAAAGTTACGCGCCTTGCGACTGGAATTCCTGTGGGAGGCGACCTTGAGTACATAGACAAGCGTACACTTTCGTTGAGTTTTCGGGGCAGAAGCTGCATGTAA
- a CDS encoding YbaB/EbfC family nucleoid-associated protein has protein sequence MNPFELLKNTQALKEQSEKLQQELADIRGIGSSGGRMVTVTLNGKFEMLDITLDPICVDNRDVQMLQDLIVSAHKNAIENVQEQIKQKSASLLGGIDLGKFGL, from the coding sequence ATGAATCCATTTGAATTGCTAAAAAACACGCAGGCGCTAAAAGAACAATCTGAAAAACTTCAGCAAGAATTAGCTGACATTCGTGGCATAGGTTCGTCAGGTGGCAGAATGGTAACTGTCACTTTGAATGGAAAATTTGAGATGCTCGACATAACTCTTGACCCAATTTGCGTCGACAATCGCGATGTTCAGATGCTTCAGGATTTAATTGTTTCTGCGCACAAAAATGCAATAGAAAATGTTCAAGAGCAGATTAAACAAAAGTCAGCTTCCTTGCTCGGTGGAATAGATTTGGGCAAATTCGGATTGTAA
- a CDS encoding 5'-methylthioadenosine/adenosylhomocysteine nucleosidase, producing the protein MIGIIGAMDSEVNSLFSKMSAKEKIQYNNLVFYKGKLLEKDVVIVKCGIGKVNAALCTQLLILKFKVSAVINTGIAGATGDGLKIYDFVVSSEVVYHDFDTVFFGYKPGQVPGMPENFKADAALVDAALEAFSKTDLANEHKIKKGLIASGDQFIAGGERKKIIVNTFHPSCVEMEGCAIAHACYANNIPFVIIRCMSDCADENTHESYSEGTASELSSKFLIQVIKEL; encoded by the coding sequence ATGATTGGAATTATCGGAGCGATGGACAGCGAGGTAAATTCTTTATTTTCCAAGATGTCAGCAAAAGAAAAAATTCAGTACAACAACCTTGTGTTTTACAAAGGAAAACTTCTCGAAAAAGATGTTGTCATCGTAAAATGCGGAATCGGAAAAGTAAACGCCGCTTTATGCACACAACTTTTGATTTTAAAATTCAAAGTTTCGGCTGTGATAAACACGGGAATTGCAGGGGCGACCGGTGACGGGTTGAAAATCTATGATTTTGTAGTTTCGTCAGAAGTTGTCTACCACGATTTTGATACTGTTTTTTTCGGCTATAAACCGGGGCAAGTTCCGGGAATGCCTGAAAATTTTAAAGCTGATGCCGCTCTTGTCGACGCAGCGCTCGAAGCGTTTTCAAAAACAGATTTAGCAAACGAGCACAAAATTAAAAAAGGGCTCATCGCATCAGGTGACCAGTTTATTGCAGGCGGAGAACGAAAAAAAATCATTGTCAACACTTTCCATCCATCTTGTGTTGAAATGGAAGGCTGTGCAATCGCACATGCATGTTATGCAAACAATATTCCGTTTGTGATAATCAGATGTATGTCCGACTGTGCAGATGAAAACACTCATGAATCTTATTCCGAAGGCACTGCATCAGAGCTAAGCAGCAAATTTTTGATCCAAGTTATCAAGGAGCTATAA
- the dnaX gene encoding DNA polymerase III subunit gamma/tau, which produces MSYEVTAARRRPQQFDDLVGQEFVAETLKNSIKSKKIAHAYLFAGPRGCGKTSTARILAKALNCQRGPTDTPCGQCANCQEITKGTSLDVIEIDGASNTSVENIRQIKDEVLFPPVNAKYKIYIIDEVHMLSTSAFNALLKTIEEPPPYVIFIFATTELQKVPATIKSRCQQYNFRLVAIDKVKQCLTDAAKELNIQADDEALFWIARESTGSMRDAYTLFDQVVAFSEGHITYEKIRDKLGLLGIDRLNKIFEGCAVGKTDEVLNILDEYLQGGVSIEQIISNSADYLRSLLLIKSGVSKESLLGNSKERFSSIVLGAWNAVQIERALSIYLQLYRDIRYSVSPRYELELSFSRLCWINRYVSNSEVKEAIDAARALLGGVSVPSEDVSKGESSPFLDGGSLPPEQSASQNAVAIQSAEINEKLKIHVEQEQTVPPPSFQKAIVVEPSEIGYTENPDMENDGWTNFDSPPEDHQGFSDFDDYSGQPFATSEVPENHTKEAGFPVQLNDFFTLSNGKRMAVAQLRGNLMAALSISAPFAASNLDKTGEWKVDATSVNITVENNYDLQLIKKYSGEITAELSNICQCQMQFNIALKEMELEEKSEQVEIPVQAKILVDIFKGTIVAGRM; this is translated from the coding sequence ATGTCATACGAAGTAACAGCAGCCCGAAGGCGTCCTCAGCAATTTGATGACCTTGTTGGGCAGGAATTTGTTGCAGAAACGCTCAAAAATTCTATAAAATCAAAAAAAATTGCACATGCTTATCTGTTTGCAGGTCCACGAGGGTGTGGAAAAACATCGACTGCACGCATTTTGGCAAAAGCGTTGAATTGTCAAAGAGGTCCAACAGACACTCCGTGTGGGCAGTGCGCAAACTGTCAGGAAATCACAAAAGGAACTTCCCTTGATGTAATCGAAATAGATGGTGCGTCAAACACAAGTGTTGAAAATATCCGCCAGATTAAAGACGAAGTTCTTTTTCCTCCTGTAAATGCAAAATACAAAATCTATATAATCGATGAAGTCCACATGCTTTCGACTTCGGCTTTTAATGCTCTTTTAAAGACGATAGAAGAGCCGCCTCCGTATGTAATTTTTATTTTTGCGACGACAGAACTGCAAAAAGTTCCGGCAACTATAAAATCACGTTGTCAGCAGTATAATTTTAGACTTGTTGCAATAGATAAAGTAAAGCAGTGTTTAACCGATGCCGCAAAAGAATTGAACATTCAGGCAGACGATGAAGCTCTTTTTTGGATTGCACGAGAATCTACCGGCTCTATGCGTGATGCGTATACATTATTTGATCAGGTTGTTGCGTTCAGCGAAGGTCATATAACTTATGAAAAGATTCGGGACAAACTCGGATTGCTCGGAATTGACCGATTGAACAAAATATTTGAAGGATGTGCTGTGGGAAAGACAGATGAAGTCCTCAATATTTTGGACGAATATCTGCAAGGTGGAGTTTCAATCGAGCAAATTATCTCCAACAGTGCTGATTATCTAAGGTCGTTGCTGTTGATAAAAAGCGGAGTTTCAAAAGAGTCTCTGCTTGGGAATTCAAAGGAGCGTTTCAGCAGCATTGTTCTCGGCGCTTGGAACGCAGTTCAGATTGAGAGAGCGCTTTCAATTTATCTTCAACTTTATCGCGATATTCGTTATTCGGTTTCTCCGCGTTATGAACTAGAACTTTCATTCAGCCGTTTGTGTTGGATTAACCGGTATGTTTCTAACAGTGAAGTGAAAGAAGCTATTGACGCAGCAAGAGCTCTGCTGGGCGGAGTTTCTGTTCCGTCAGAAGATGTTTCAAAAGGAGAATCGAGCCCTTTTCTTGATGGCGGTTCGCTGCCGCCTGAACAATCAGCGAGTCAAAATGCAGTTGCAATACAGTCGGCAGAAATAAATGAAAAATTAAAAATTCACGTAGAGCAAGAGCAAACGGTGCCGCCGCCATCTTTTCAAAAGGCAATTGTCGTTGAGCCGTCAGAAATCGGTTATACTGAAAATCCAGATATGGAAAACGACGGCTGGACAAATTTTGATTCTCCGCCGGAAGATCATCAAGGCTTCTCAGATTTTGATGATTATTCAGGGCAGCCGTTTGCGACTTCGGAAGTTCCTGAAAATCATACAAAAGAAGCCGGTTTTCCTGTTCAGCTGAACGATTTTTTTACGCTTTCAAATGGAAAGCGGATGGCCGTTGCACAGTTGCGAGGAAACCTCATGGCTGCACTTTCGATTTCAGCTCCGTTTGCGGCATCAAATCTCGACAAAACCGGCGAATGGAAAGTTGACGCAACTTCTGTGAATATAACCGTCGAAAATAATTATGACCTCCAGCTTATAAAAAAGTATTCCGGCGAAATTACTGCAGAACTTTCTAATATCTGCCAATGCCAAATGCAGTTTAATATCGCTTTAAAAGAAATGGAACTTGAAGAAAAATCTGAACAAGTAGAAATTCCTGTTCAGGCAAAAATACTTGTAGATATATTCAAAGGAACAATTGTTGCAGGGAGGATGTAG
- a CDS encoding flagellin, whose product MVINHNMSAMFAQRSQGLQDLNQQKSMEKLSSGMKINRAGDDASGLAVSEKMRSQIRGLNQASTNAQNGISFIQTTEGYLQETTDIVQRIRELAIQASNGIYSSEDRMQIQVEVSSLIAEVDRIASSAQFNGMNMLTGRFARPTGENVVTGSMWFHIGANMDQRTQVYIGTMSATALGLRNLGDESIMTLETPDEANRAIGTLDEALKKINKQRADLGAYQNRLEKTVTGLDVGAENLQASESRIRDTDMAKEMVKFTSSNVLSQAGTAMLAQANQSSQNVLSLLR is encoded by the coding sequence ATGGTTATTAATCACAATATGAGCGCAATGTTCGCTCAGCGTTCCCAGGGACTTCAGGATCTTAACCAGCAGAAATCAATGGAAAAACTTTCTTCTGGTATGAAAATCAATCGTGCCGGTGATGATGCATCAGGACTCGCAGTTTCAGAAAAAATGCGTTCCCAGATTCGCGGTTTGAACCAGGCATCTACAAACGCCCAGAATGGTATTTCATTTATTCAGACAACAGAAGGATATTTGCAGGAAACTACAGATATCGTACAGCGCATCCGTGAATTGGCAATTCAGGCTTCAAACGGAATTTACTCTTCAGAAGACCGCATGCAGATTCAGGTTGAAGTTTCTTCTCTCATCGCAGAAGTTGATAGAATTGCTTCATCTGCTCAATTCAACGGAATGAACATGCTTACAGGTCGTTTTGCTCGTCCAACAGGCGAAAACGTTGTAACAGGCTCTATGTGGTTCCACATCGGTGCTAACATGGATCAGAGAACACAGGTTTACATTGGAACAATGTCAGCAACAGCACTCGGACTTCGCAATCTCGGAGACGAGTCAATTATGACTTTGGAAACTCCTGATGAAGCTAACCGTGCAATCGGAACTTTGGACGAAGCTTTGAAAAAGATCAACAAACAGCGTGCAGACTTGGGAGCTTATCAGAACCGCCTCGAAAAGACTGTAACAGGATTGGACGTAGGTGCTGAAAACTTACAGGCTTCTGAATCTCGCATCCGTGATACAGACATGGCTAAAGAAATGGTTAAATTCACAAGTTCTAACGTGCTCTCTCAAGCCGGCACCGCAATGCTCGCACAAGCTAACCAGAGTTCACAGAACGTACTTTCTTTGCTCCGCTAG
- a CDS encoding Nif3-like dinuclear metal center hexameric protein, translating into MTLNEFNNYLNAFLKKENFSDDPSLNGIQIQNSSPDSKQLKKVAFAVDACEATALAAANENADVLIVHHGLFWGGCETITGSFYKRIAPFIKNDLALIAYHIPLDANNPYGNNYGLANLIGLTELEPFAFWHGMPVGVKGKFSSPLSLDEVCKKVSEHTKTECQSFPFGKKDIRNVGIVSGGASGDVWQAVEDGLDLYITGVFMHDNFHYAKEMKMNVISGGHYGTEIIGVTLLKEKIEKELGLQTLFIDQPTAL; encoded by the coding sequence ATGACATTAAATGAATTTAACAATTATCTCAACGCATTTCTCAAAAAAGAGAATTTTTCCGACGACCCTTCTTTGAACGGAATTCAGATTCAAAACTCATCGCCGGATTCAAAGCAGTTAAAAAAAGTTGCTTTTGCCGTAGATGCGTGCGAGGCAACTGCCCTTGCCGCTGCAAATGAAAATGCAGACGTTCTTATTGTTCATCACGGGCTTTTTTGGGGAGGATGCGAAACAATCACCGGTTCTTTTTACAAAAGAATTGCGCCGTTTATAAAAAATGATTTAGCGCTGATAGCATATCACATTCCTCTTGACGCAAACAATCCTTACGGAAACAACTATGGACTTGCAAATCTGATTGGTCTTACAGAACTTGAACCGTTTGCATTTTGGCATGGAATGCCGGTCGGAGTAAAAGGCAAGTTTTCTTCGCCGCTGTCGCTTGACGAAGTTTGCAAAAAAGTTTCAGAGCACACAAAGACGGAATGCCAGTCGTTCCCATTCGGCAAAAAAGACATTCGGAATGTAGGAATCGTTTCAGGCGGTGCGAGCGGAGATGTTTGGCAAGCTGTTGAAGACGGGTTGGATTTATACATAACGGGAGTGTTTATGCACGACAATTTTCATTATGCAAAAGAGATGAAAATGAATGTAATTTCCGGCGGTCATTACGGAACTGAGATAATAGGAGTAACCCTTCTTAAAGAAAAAATTGAAAAGGAACTTGGGCTACAGACATTGTTTATTGACCAGCCTACGGCTTTATAA
- a CDS encoding STAS domain-containing protein, producing MESNNSIVSGFDSDKDDSLKITLCKIPGVQNGCMIILEGYIDTYNSSFFQKQMTKVIGAGFFNLLFDCKRLSYVSSTGLGSFTILLKMVKVKGGDIVLSEVQEKVVEVFQILGFSQFFNLKETTEEALEFLRNGGGKSMGTVFPKLFPCPSCGRSLQAAHAGRFRCTNCKAILTIKADGSVVLG from the coding sequence ATGGAATCAAATAATTCGATTGTTTCAGGGTTTGATAGCGACAAAGATGATTCTCTTAAAATTACATTGTGTAAGATTCCAGGAGTCCAAAATGGCTGTATGATTATTTTGGAAGGCTATATTGACACTTACAATTCATCTTTTTTCCAAAAGCAAATGACAAAAGTTATTGGAGCAGGCTTTTTCAATTTATTGTTTGATTGTAAGAGGCTTTCTTACGTGTCTTCAACAGGACTCGGCTCATTTACTATTCTTCTTAAGATGGTAAAAGTGAAAGGCGGAGATATTGTGCTCTCTGAAGTGCAAGAAAAAGTTGTAGAGGTTTTTCAGATTTTGGGATTCTCTCAGTTTTTTAATCTTAAAGAGACAACAGAGGAAGCTCTCGAGTTTTTGCGCAATGGCGGAGGCAAGTCTATGGGAACGGTGTTTCCAAAATTGTTTCCTTGTCCATCTTGTGGAAGAAGCCTTCAAGCAGCTCATGCAGGGCGTTTCCGTTGCACAAATTGTAAAGCGATTCTTACAATTAAAGCTGACGGTTCTGTAGTGCTTGGTTAA